From one Trifolium pratense cultivar HEN17-A07 linkage group LG1, ARS_RC_1.1, whole genome shotgun sequence genomic stretch:
- the LOC123895322 gene encoding protein FAR-RED IMPAIRED RESPONSE 1-like, with protein sequence MIRTVTLFFSVFEKGVLQASFAFIHRQYDLFFKYYYQEDTSKGSELNKFFKVFTIEKVDDPDEVDDHNDDDADNDNGGASNSDEFQEIMSPSFEDLDRLDERVVTVDIRSKSFSCTCRMFENRGFLCRHVFKILEFLGGSVQYHCLKTIPAQYVLKRWTRDVRPSVDKLKSSVSVGTEDTTQAQRYQQICAVTIQLSTRVCADPEASQIFLDGVLEAGEKAEELLFSKGIGTNPSSVTPSKSSKAIVVVGEPSSEKSTAPKFKERPNPIKSKKRLKSDYEKARERQKFIIERKKQKREDEEALKKKSAAGEMQEQQ encoded by the exons ATGATT AGAACTGTGACGCTCTTCTTTTCAGTCTTTGAAAAGGGGGTGTTACAAGCTTCTTTTGCATTTATCCACAGGCAGTATGACCTTTTCTTCAAATACTATTATCAGGAGGACACATCAAAAGGGTCtgagttaaataagtttttcaaagtgttcacaATTGAAAAGGTTGATGATCCTGATGAAGTAGATGATcataatgatgatgatgctgaTAATGATAATGGCGGGGCTTCAAATTCTGATGAATTTCAAGAAATTATGTCCCCGAGTTTTGAAGATCTTGATCGACTTGATGAGAGGGTTGTCACAGTTGACATTAGGAGCAAAAGTTTTAGTTGCACATGTCGTATGTTTGAGAACAGGGGATTCTTATGTCGACATGTTTTCAAAATCTTGGAGTTCTTGGGTGGTTCTGTGCAATATCATTGTTTGAAGACAATACCTGCACAATATGTTTTGAAGCGTTGGACTAGAGATGTGCGTCCGTCTGTCGATAAGCTGAAATCTTCCGTTAGTGTTGGCACTGAAGACACCACCCAAGCACAACGATATCAACAAATTTGTGCTGTTACAATTCAGCTTTCTACGCGTGTTTGTGCAGATCCAGAGgcttctcaaatttttcttgATGGTGTTCTTGAAGCTGGGGAAAAGGCAGAGGAGTTACTTTTTTCTAAAGGTATTGGTACAAACCCGTCGTCAGTGACGCCGTCTAAGTCTTCAAAAgcaattgttgttgttggtgaaCCATCTTCCGAGAAGTCCACTGCACCAAAGTTCAAAGAAAGACCAAATCCAATTAAGTCAAAGAAGCGACTTAAAAGTGATTATGAAAAAGCTAGAGAAAGGCAGAAATTCATTATAGAACGGAAGAAACAAAAGAGAGAAGATGAGGAggctttaaagaaaaaaagtgcaGCAGGAGAAATGCAAGAGCAGCAGTAA